Proteins encoded by one window of Nitrospira sp. MA-1:
- the ubiE gene encoding bifunctional demethylmenaquinone methyltransferase/2-methoxy-6-polyprenyl-1,4-benzoquinol methylase UbiE, with amino-acid sequence MNKIEIPGKAASTWTGPAREQAVQRMFTAIAKFYDLNNSLLSFGLHHSWKRKAISYIPDTFGTRALDLGAGTCDLAILVDQHLRYTSQIIAADLNLAMLRVGQDKVRSQKLANRITCLQMNAEHLTFPSATFDTVTAGFCIRNVGNLPQALSEICRVLQPGGRFVCLEFSRPVSAGLRKLYDWYSFHLLPWIGTKVARDGTGVYEYLPASIRNFPDQNRLAQLLKEAGFQSVEYHNLTGGIVAIHVAVK; translated from the coding sequence ATGAATAAAATTGAAATTCCAGGCAAGGCGGCCTCCACATGGACCGGTCCGGCTCGGGAGCAGGCCGTCCAGCGAATGTTCACGGCCATTGCCAAATTTTATGACCTGAATAACTCCCTTCTCAGTTTTGGTCTGCACCATTCCTGGAAACGCAAGGCGATTTCCTATATTCCTGACACCTTTGGGACACGAGCCTTAGATTTAGGTGCGGGGACCTGCGACCTTGCGATTTTAGTGGATCAACATCTCCGCTATACGAGCCAAATTATCGCGGCGGATTTGAATTTAGCCATGTTGCGTGTGGGGCAGGATAAGGTCCGGTCCCAGAAATTGGCCAACCGTATTACTTGTTTGCAAATGAATGCCGAGCATCTCACCTTTCCGTCTGCCACATTTGATACGGTGACTGCCGGATTTTGTATTCGCAACGTCGGGAATCTTCCCCAAGCGCTCTCCGAAATCTGCCGGGTCTTGCAACCCGGAGGTCGCTTCGTGTGCTTGGAATTTTCCCGTCCTGTTTCAGCCGGCCTGCGCAAGCTGTACGACTGGTATTCCTTTCATTTGCTCCCATGGATTGGCACCAAGGTGGCCCGTGATGGCACGGGGGTGTATGAATATCTCCCGGCGTCGATACGGAATTTTCCAGATCAAAACCGACTAGCTCAATTACTCAAGGAAGCCGGGTTTCAGTCTGTGGAGTATCACAATCTGACCGGTGGAATTGTTGCCATTCATGTGGCGGTGAAATAG
- a CDS encoding DsrE/DsrF/DrsH-like family protein codes for MGAKPRFVIYAHNATYDKLHQVATLGLTAAAMGKDVMVVLLFWTIKKLAEGRINELDFPPEYAAQAPEVARLIRERKVPLISEMFEEARHVGQFKLVACSAGLEYMGVDAKAVTQGVDEVMGLPAIISACSGAETTLFI; via the coding sequence ATGGGGGCTAAGCCACGATTCGTCATTTATGCACATAATGCGACCTATGATAAGTTGCATCAAGTGGCGACGCTGGGGTTAACGGCGGCGGCGATGGGGAAAGACGTGATGGTGGTTTTGTTGTTCTGGACAATCAAAAAGTTGGCGGAAGGCCGGATAAATGAATTGGATTTTCCTCCGGAGTATGCCGCTCAAGCCCCCGAAGTGGCCCGGTTGATCCGTGAACGCAAAGTCCCACTCATTTCGGAAATGTTCGAGGAAGCCCGTCACGTTGGCCAATTTAAACTGGTCGCCTGTAGCGCAGGACTGGAGTATATGGGGGTTGATGCCAAAGCAGTCACTCAGGGGGTTGATGAGGTGATGGGGTTGCCTGCGATTATCTCTGCCTGCTCGGGTGCGGAAACCACCCTGTTTATTTAG
- a CDS encoding haloacid dehalogenase-like hydrolase — protein sequence MLTQPHNIIAIIYDFDHTLSPHYMQDHTILRHAELDPATFWPSCTDLIKEKGYDQELAYMKRMLEYDQIRSLSNQDLKSMGNLLEFFKGVPECFGELNTILKKPKYEEFGIRLEHYVVSSGLKAILDGSVVATHVKAIFGCEFDEENGHISFPKRTISHTQKTQFLFRVNKGLLNLDQDVNDHMPEGSRRVPFSQMVYVGDGPTDVPCFTLMKKNDGFALAVYNPEDQTRRSFEKCYQLTRHANRVHFMAPADYRPGSHLRLILEKHITEVADRMVDSRRQSVEGSRVPAPLP from the coding sequence ATGTTGACCCAACCGCATAACATCATTGCCATCATCTATGATTTCGATCATACGTTGAGTCCCCATTACATGCAGGACCATACCATCCTGCGACATGCCGAACTTGATCCTGCCACCTTTTGGCCCAGCTGTACCGATTTAATCAAAGAGAAAGGCTACGACCAGGAACTGGCCTACATGAAACGCATGTTGGAATATGACCAGATTCGAAGCTTGTCGAATCAGGATCTCAAGTCCATGGGCAACCTTTTAGAGTTTTTCAAGGGAGTTCCTGAGTGCTTTGGTGAACTCAATACCATTCTCAAAAAACCGAAATATGAGGAGTTCGGCATCCGGCTTGAACACTACGTGGTCAGTTCAGGTCTAAAGGCCATTTTGGATGGAAGCGTCGTGGCTACCCATGTCAAAGCCATTTTCGGATGCGAGTTTGATGAAGAAAACGGCCATATCAGTTTTCCCAAACGCACCATCAGCCATACCCAGAAAACCCAGTTTCTCTTTCGAGTGAATAAGGGACTACTCAATCTCGACCAGGACGTGAATGATCACATGCCGGAAGGGAGCCGCCGAGTACCATTTTCTCAAATGGTGTATGTAGGGGACGGACCCACGGACGTTCCCTGTTTCACCCTCATGAAGAAGAACGACGGATTTGCCTTGGCGGTTTACAATCCTGAGGACCAAACCCGAAGATCCTTTGAAAAATGCTATCAGCTTACGCGGCATGCCAACCGGGTTCATTTCATGGCGCCGGCCGACTATCGACCCGGTAGTCATTTGCGTTTGATTCTTGAAAAGCACATTACCGAGGTTGCCGATCGCATGGTAGATAGTCGACGCCAAAGCGTTGAAGGCTCCCGCGTGCCAGCTCCTCTTCCATAA
- a CDS encoding radical SAM protein codes for MNSVLYVFLPCKKVYPTGITYLADFIHRRRPDVRQQILDLSLFPPNQRQAQLREATKAFQPELVCFSWRDIQIFSPHEGDASLEHAFNFYYASNPLKRVVASFQGLHNLYRYYTDIRHNLSYPWLIQKEFPSTGMMIGGGAFTAFADQLIEKLPEGIIGILGEGEDAILKVLNGEPLGEERFIIKEQGKVTKGTKNTPALLDALSVDIPYLTSIFPQYREYIGECIGVQSKRGCPYDCAFCLYPYIEGKRVRYRPAENVVKDIAQYYHQWGARRFWFTDAQFITGKDAYPQCTEILERIISQELHIEWSGYVRTSLINPTLAKLMVQSGVGDLEVAITAGSQKVLNSMHMGFKLEHLYDGCRYLKEAGFNGRVILNYSLNSPDETEETLLQSIESYKMVASILGEDRVFPLMFFLGIQPNTDLEQRLLSEGYLSKGYNPLSLTPWNIKKMLYNPAPLNKIIAKACLAAWGRKHGSQDPRPWSGSLSQSATQQQGHAYADTSLSKGFETNSGRDALLTLEEILRSRRPATSPPLSPASQPNPSR; via the coding sequence ATGAACTCCGTATTGTACGTCTTTCTCCCCTGTAAAAAGGTCTATCCCACCGGGATTACCTACCTGGCCGACTTCATCCACCGGCGCCGGCCGGATGTGCGTCAGCAAATTCTGGATCTCTCCTTATTTCCGCCGAATCAACGTCAAGCCCAATTAAGAGAAGCGACCAAGGCCTTTCAGCCGGAATTGGTGTGTTTTTCATGGCGGGATATCCAAATTTTTTCCCCGCATGAAGGTGACGCCTCGCTCGAGCATGCGTTTAATTTTTATTACGCCAGCAATCCCCTGAAACGGGTGGTCGCCTCTTTCCAAGGTTTACACAATTTATACCGTTATTATACGGATATCCGGCATAATCTTTCCTATCCCTGGTTAATTCAGAAGGAATTCCCCTCAACCGGAATGATGATTGGCGGCGGAGCGTTCACCGCCTTTGCTGACCAGCTTATTGAAAAACTGCCGGAAGGTATCATTGGTATTCTGGGAGAAGGAGAGGACGCCATCCTCAAAGTCCTGAACGGCGAGCCTCTTGGTGAAGAACGGTTCATTATTAAAGAGCAGGGAAAGGTCACCAAGGGCACCAAAAATACTCCAGCTTTGTTAGATGCGCTCTCCGTGGATATTCCTTATCTCACGTCAATCTTTCCCCAATACCGTGAATATATCGGCGAATGTATCGGTGTGCAGAGCAAACGTGGCTGCCCGTATGATTGCGCCTTTTGTCTCTATCCGTATATTGAAGGGAAGCGGGTACGCTACCGTCCGGCGGAAAATGTGGTCAAGGACATTGCCCAGTATTATCACCAATGGGGAGCTAGACGGTTTTGGTTTACCGACGCGCAGTTCATCACCGGCAAAGATGCGTACCCTCAATGTACGGAAATTTTGGAACGAATCATCTCTCAGGAATTACACATTGAATGGTCGGGATACGTCCGGACCTCGCTGATTAATCCAACGTTGGCTAAGTTGATGGTTCAGTCAGGAGTGGGAGATTTGGAAGTGGCGATCACGGCGGGCTCGCAAAAGGTCCTGAATAGCATGCATATGGGCTTCAAGCTTGAACATTTGTATGACGGATGCCGGTATTTGAAGGAGGCGGGATTCAATGGGCGGGTCATTCTGAATTATTCGCTGAACTCACCGGATGAAACAGAAGAAACTCTCCTTCAAAGTATTGAGTCCTATAAAATGGTGGCCTCGATATTGGGAGAAGACCGGGTGTTTCCCTTGATGTTTTTCTTAGGAATCCAGCCCAATACGGATTTGGAGCAACGATTATTGTCGGAAGGCTATTTATCGAAGGGCTACAACCCGCTCAGTTTGACCCCCTGGAACATCAAAAAGATGCTGTACAATCCGGCCCCACTTAACAAGATTATCGCTAAGGCCTGTCTGGCGGCCTGGGGTCGGAAGCATGGGTCGCAGGATCCCCGCCCCTGGTCAGGCAGCTTGAGCCAGAGCGCGACGCAACAGCAGGGGCATGCTTATGCCGATACCAGTTTGTCTAAAGGTTTTGAAACCAACTCCGGCCGTGATGCCCTTTTGACTTTGGAAGAAATCCTCCGTTCCCGCCGCCCTGCGACCTCCCCACCCCTCTCCCCTGCTTCCCAACCGAATCCTTCGCGGTAA